One genomic segment of Anguilla anguilla isolate fAngAng1 chromosome 2, fAngAng1.pri, whole genome shotgun sequence includes these proteins:
- the mrpl27 gene encoding 39S ribosomal protein L27, mitochondrial, producing the protein MTLSPPVTVYAQRSKFTKYFKMAALTSLLLKSRPGTLLPCQPFWVVSTRDASKKSGGSCKNQGGKSPGRRYGFKHVNGSFVHAGNILATQGAMRWYPGAHVGIGTNKTLFALEDGIVRFTKEVYVPSPRSQEGLSVIKLPNGAVLYKTFINVVPTKQQGTFKLVDMV; encoded by the exons ATGACGCTTTCGCCTCCAGTGACGGTTTACGCTCAAAGGTCAAAGTTTacgaaatatttcaaaatggcggcGCTCACGTCCTTGCTTCTTAAATCCAGACCGG GCACGCTGCTGCCCTGTCAACCCTTCTGGGTGGTGTCCACGAGGGATGCATCCAAAAAGTCAGGAGGGTCTTGTAAGAATCAAGGGGGAAAGAGTCCCGGGCGCAGATATGGGTTCAAGCATGTAAATG GAAGTTTTGTCCATGCTGGTAACATCCTAGCTACACAAGGAGCTATGCGCTGGTATCCAGGAGCACAT GTTGGCATTGGAACCAATAAGACTCTGTTCGCTCTTGAAGATGGCATTGTCAGGTTCACCAAGGAAGTGTACGTACCGTCTCCTCGCAGCCAGGAAGGATTGTCTGTGATAAAGCTCCCAAATGGTGCAGTGCTTTATAAGACTTTCATCAATGTTGTCCCAACCAAGCAACAGGGGACCTTCAAACTTGTCGACATGGTTTGA
- the eme1 gene encoding crossover junction endonuclease EME1 has product MGGSRLNAQPSDEDTSDTDDLPVYDFLQFSNRQAGHRQTEADELVVLNSSDSETLAPPFLGSNPEPSSLLPQQREEKVLLVSSDSEEEVFVPLAMRLKERLGDPTTSTATMCPGPPQRASANRTDPPVRPHYCKTSSGPTPAGHPNTPLLLDQEEDEESSVGPKAPVFDLHPAEFCTWTEGGASPPKKKVAKRSPAEMEAARGEAVRRKEARERQQVEKEVRRLQLEKQRVEKRALADAVKALRPEECIKHMVVSVDPALLQLDGGGVLLTSLQALGCSCAIESQDLPCSITWARRTPGTQAGETQCIPESHTVISVPVENFISMVHSHSQVQKGHSVDCGLTLTAWTLRLLARGSGHTPSLAVIDLEKYFRSQKSQVQKKHRQAVLGEEQGAGPGVGKRRKRKEGGQQLPDVTRVEVEEALVDLQLNTSVQVRFLPSWKEFSDYITMSTKAVAEAPFKKEREKTGFSFCLESEWAGGCRVDRGGKGLLQVWKRQIQQLNRVSPDIASAVLAAYPSPRLLAQAYGRCRTEREKLSLLSDVLIRRGEGVTSTTRRVGPELSKRLFLLMTSSDPQQVLDSTVD; this is encoded by the exons ATGGGAGGCAGCAGGCTTAATGCCCAACCCAGCGATGAAGACACTAGTGACACAGATGATCTACCGGTCTATGACTTCCTACAGTTCTCAAACAGGCAAGCAGGCCACAGACAAACGGAGGCAGATGAATTGGTGGTCCTCAACAGTTCAGACTCTGAGACCCTGGCCCCACCGTTCTTAGGGTCTAACCCTGAGCCCTCTTCTCTGCTGCCAcagcagagggaggagaaggtCCTCTTGGTCAGCAGTGACAGTGAGGAGGAGGTTTTTGTGCCCTTGGCAATGAGACTGAAGGAGCGCCTAGGTGATCCTACCACATCCACAGCCACCATGTGCCCAGGTCCACCCCAGCGTGCTTCTGCCAACCGCACTGACCCCCCTGTGCGACCACACTATTGTAAAACCAGCTCAGGCCCCACTCCAGCAGGCCACCCCAACACCCCGCTCCTTCTTGACcaggaggaagatgaagaaagCTCAGTGGGCCCCAAGGCGCCAGTCTTTGATTTACATCCAGCAGAGTTCTGCACATGGACAGAAGGGGGTGCCTCTCCTCCAAAGAAGAAGGTGGCCAAACGGAGTCCAGCGGAGATGGAGGCAGCAAGGGGGGAGGCTGTGCGTAGGAAGGAGGCTCGGGAGAGGCAGCAGGTTGAGAAGGAAGTGCGCAGGCTGCagctggagaagcagagggTGGAGAAGAGGGCCCTGGCTGATGCAGTGAAAGCTCTGAGGCCAGAGGAGTGCATCAAGCACATGGTGGTGTCTGTGGACCCAG ctctgctgcagctggatGGCGGCGGTGTGCTTCTCACATCCCTGCAGGCTCTGGGCTGCAGCTGTGCCATAGAGAGTCAGGATCTGCCCTGCAGCATCACCTGGGCCCGGAGGACTCCtggcacacag GCCGGAGAGACGCAGTGTATTCCGGAATCCCACACCGTGATCAGTGTGCCAGTGGAGAACTTCATCTCCATGGTCCACAGTCACAGTCAG GTGCAGAAGGGCCACTCTGTTGATTGCGGCCTGACTCTGACTGCATGGACACTGCGCCTCCTGGCTCGCGGTTcaggccacacccccagccTGGCTGTCATCGACCTGGAGAAGTACTTCAG ATCCCAGAAGTCTCAGGTGCAGAAGAAGCACCGCCAGGCCGTgctgggagaggagcagggggcaggCCCAGGGGTGgggaaaaggaggaagaggaaagagggaggacaGCAGCTTCCTGACGTGACccgggtggaggtggaggag GCCCTGGTGGACCTGCAGCTGAACACCAGCGTTCAGGTGCGCTTCCTGCCCTCTTGGAAAGAGTTCTCAGATTATATCACCATGTCGACCAAAGCTGTGGCGGAGGCACCTTTCAA gaAGGAGCGGGAGAAGACGGGCTTCAGTTTCTGCCTGGAGAGCGAGTGGGCCGGGGGCTGCCGGGTGGACCGGGGGGGGAAGGGCCTGCTGCAGGTGTGGAAGAGGCAGATCCAGCAGCTGAACCGGGTCAGCCCCGACATCGCCAGCGCCGTCCTCGCCGCCTACCCCTCCCCGCGGCTGCTGGCTCAG GCCTACGGACGGTGCAGGACAGAGCGTGAGAAACTCTCCCTCCTTTCGGACGTTCTGATTCGACGCGGGGAGGGCGTGACCTCAACCACTCGCAGGGTTGGCCCAGAGCTCTCCAAACGCCTCTTCCTgctaatgacatcatcagaccCCCAGCAGGTCCTTGACTCCACAGTTGATTGA